The Prosthecochloris marina DNA window TTTACAGTCAGGCAACAGCCCGCTCTCACCAGAGTCTCCGAACGGCTTTTCTCAAGCAGTTGGAAAACCTTGTCCCGGAAGACATCGGAGCATCTCCTTACGCCATCCCGGAATACAGCATCAATCCTTGCCTTGGCGAGGAAAAAGAACTCGATATATTTCGCGAAAGACTCAGTGCCTCGGGAATAAAACTCATGCTCGATTTCGTCCCCAACCACATGGCACTTGACAATAAATGGCTTCCCGAACACCCGGAATATTTCGTCACCGTATCGAACGAAGAGCAGTACCTCGATCCCGGTTCATGCTTTGAATACAAGCGTGATCGCTACCTTGCCCATGGGAAAGATCCATACTTCCCTGCATGGACTGATACCTTGCAGTTGAACTATGCCAATTCCAAAACCCACACGCTCATGATGGAGAACCTGCTTTCCATCAGTGAAAAATGTGATGCTGTCCGTTGCGACGTGGCCATGCTGATCCTCAAATCAGTATTTGACACAACATGGGCTCCACTCACCGGTCCCATGCCGGACGAGTTCTGGCCAAAAGCGATAAAGGCCGTAAAATCCCGGAAACCAGGCTTTCTTTTCCTTGCAGAATCCTACTGGAACAAAGAGTGGGAGCTGCAGCAAATGGGCTTCGACTACACCTATGACAAACCGTTTTATGACCACATCACCTCTCATCCTATCGATATCACCAGGCTGAGAGAGCACTTGAAAGCCGAATGGAACTACCGGTCGAAACTCTGCCTGTTCCTTGAAAACCATGACGAACCGAGAGCTGCAAAAAAGCTGGGTCCGAATCACCTTGTCGCAGCCTTGATCCTGGTCACCTCACCGGGAATGCATCTCATTCACCAGGGACAAATGGAAGGATTCAGGTACCAGCTTCCTGTACAGCTACTCCGTCAAGCCGATGAACCTTTCAATGGTGAACTGCATGAATTTTACCGGAAGCTGTTCAAGCTTACCAATACCGAGGTATTTACAAAAGGTAAAATCGAAATACTGAACCTCAATGTCCATGATACATCAGGCTGTATAGGTTACCGGCGATATGCCAATGGAGAATCGGCGTTTATCATTGTCAATTTCAGTTCAACCGGTGTTGAAGTCAATGTTGATCATGCGCAGCTCGAAATGCTTGATAAAAAAGAGCATTCGATCTTCAGTACGAAGCAGAACCTTGTTGCGGCCTCTCAGCACAAAACAGGTGTAGGGATCAAACTTTCCCAACACGAAGGGGTGGTCATTCATTGTAAGGATTGAGCAAACTTGACGTCGCTACGACATTGCACAGTTTAAATCACGAATGTAAATTATTGTTATTATTATTGTTTTAGCCTTCTGTTTTTTGTGAACCGATACCGCACACCCTATCGAACAACTACATTGCGATTGCGGCATGCAAGAACATAACCGACTGCTTAGCGGTGATATCCTTATCGACCTGTCCTATCACCAAGATGATATCGTAGGAGTATCCGGCAGGATATTTATCAAGGCCCCGCCTGAAAAAGTCTGGAAAGCCCTGACAGATTACGACAATCTCAGCAACACCCTCCCGAAAGTTGTCGCAAGTCGAACGATCGAAAAAAAAAACGGAGCGATCATCCTTGAACAGACAGGCAAAACCGGCATCCTGATCTTTGAAAAAACAGTCAACTTCCGACTGAAGATATACGAAGAATATCTTCATCGGGTATCGTTTGAGCAGGTCAGCGGAGACTTCCACGTGTATCAGGGAGAATGGCTTCTGGAAACACATCGTGAATATGAAGGTACCATTCTACACTATAGAGCAAAAATCAAACCGCTGTTTTTCGCACCACCCATACTGGTAAGCTTTGTTCAGCGGCAGGACCTCCCCGGAATTCTTTCAGCTCATAAAAAACGTGCCGAAACCAACGCATTTTGCCACTGAGAAACGTTCGAGCCGATTACCAAATATTTTGTAACAGCCATTCAAACCGTTTTTCTTATTCGACCTTGACAGAGGAGAAACAAAAACAAATGCACTTATGACAAAGAGAACACACCCGGCTATGATAGTCAGTGTTTTGTTTCTGTTCTTTTTTGCAGCATCAGCAACTGCAGAGTCACCCCGGCTGAACCTCCCATCGGAACAAACACGTCTTCTCGACGGTGAAACCATTATCTTTCTTGAAAGAGACGATGATGATGTGATCGACGTGTCC harbors:
- a CDS encoding alpha-amylase family glycosyl hydrolase, whose translation is MFPLVYEINTRVWLRKLSHIYQKPVTLGSVPEKEFEFFSSCGFDVIWLMGVWKPSLYSQATARSHQSLRTAFLKQLENLVPEDIGASPYAIPEYSINPCLGEEKELDIFRERLSASGIKLMLDFVPNHMALDNKWLPEHPEYFVTVSNEEQYLDPGSCFEYKRDRYLAHGKDPYFPAWTDTLQLNYANSKTHTLMMENLLSISEKCDAVRCDVAMLILKSVFDTTWAPLTGPMPDEFWPKAIKAVKSRKPGFLFLAESYWNKEWELQQMGFDYTYDKPFYDHITSHPIDITRLREHLKAEWNYRSKLCLFLENHDEPRAAKKLGPNHLVAALILVTSPGMHLIHQGQMEGFRYQLPVQLLRQADEPFNGELHEFYRKLFKLTNTEVFTKGKIEILNLNVHDTSGCIGYRRYANGESAFIIVNFSSTGVEVNVDHAQLEMLDKKEHSIFSTKQNLVAASQHKTGVGIKLSQHEGVVIHCKD
- a CDS encoding SRPBCC family protein, whose translation is MQEHNRLLSGDILIDLSYHQDDIVGVSGRIFIKAPPEKVWKALTDYDNLSNTLPKVVASRTIEKKNGAIILEQTGKTGILIFEKTVNFRLKIYEEYLHRVSFEQVSGDFHVYQGEWLLETHREYEGTILHYRAKIKPLFFAPPILVSFVQRQDLPGILSAHKKRAETNAFCH